Proteins from a genomic interval of Fundulus heteroclitus isolate FHET01 chromosome 21, MU-UCD_Fhet_4.1, whole genome shotgun sequence:
- the LOC118556920 gene encoding myelin-associated glycoprotein-like, with amino-acid sequence MAALCESVLAVNMLLSVFFLPGVLTNDCFKNQAALHITAPKKIEALSGSCLQISCNFNTVHKTFNSSTTVYGIWMKNTTKFGSSPNVVIFNSSGSVNTFSLKIIGNLTERNCTTLFPDLKTSFTDRYFFRVENGDYRGTACADPVNITVKDSPWSPSINIPADLKEHQSVTISCSALTPCPHSPPELTWNLQQDSHRQTEKNTEGTFTTKIQETITLSDTHDGYNISCSATYPVNGGNKTAETEVTLSVSYAPKDTSASISPSGLVSAGSWVELSCSSRAKPPASFTWFRNSTEGARKVASGDFYSFRVTEGGEYYCVATNYLGDQTSSVILLSGGAKGFLYWASIIIGVFFFICLVLSVWCFKSRRSTPQQIQSQTCEEDAVQMAASETEEELHYGDMTFLQRRPEASSVSVQDGGQQESVYAQVKVSADSPEDLYARVKKT; translated from the exons ATGGCAGCTCTGTGTGAGAGCGTGTTGGCAGTCAACATGTTACTGAGTGTCTTCTTTCTTCCAG GTGTTTTGACTAATGACTGCTTTAAAAACCAAGCAGCTCTCCACATCACTGCACCAAAGAAGATTGAAGCTCTGAGTGGATCTTGTTTGCAAATCTCATGTAACTTTAATACAGTGCACAAAACTTTTAACAGCAGCACAACTGTCTATGGAATCTGGATGAAAAATACCACAAAGTTTGGCTCCAGTCCAAACGTTGTTATTTTCAATAGCAGTGGGTCAGTAAACACCTTTTCACTGAAAATTATTGGAAACCTGACAGAGAGAAACTGCACCACTCTGTTTCCTGATTTAAAGACAAGTTTTACAGACAGATACTTCTTCAGAGTTGAGAACGGGGACTACAGAGGAACAGCATGTGCTGATCCTGTCAACATAACAGTTAAAG ATTCTCCTTGGAGTCCCAGCATTAACATCCCTGCTGATCTGAAGGAGCATCAGTCTGTCACTATCAGCTGCTCAGCTTTGACTCCCTGTCCACACTCACCTCCTGAACTCACCTGGAATCTCCAACAAGACTctcacagacaaacagagaaaaacacagagggaacctTTACAACTAAAATCCAGGAGACCATCACTCTGTCAGACACACATGATGGATACAACATCAGCTGTTCTGCCACATATCCTGTGAATGGAGGAAAcaagacagcagagacagaagtgACTCTCAGTGTTTCAT ATGCTCCTAAAGACACCTcagcatccatcagtccatcaggtttggtgtcagcaggtagctgggtggagctgagctgctccagcagagccaAGCCTCCTGCCAGCTTCACCTGGTTCAGGAACAGCACAGAGGGAGCCAGAAAAGTAGCTTCAGGGGATTTTTACAGCTTCAGAGTGACTGAAGGTGGAGAGTATTACTGTGTGGCTACAAATTATCTGGGTGATCAGACATCCTCAGTGATCCTTCTTAGTGGTGGAG CAAAAGGATTTCTCTACTGGGCTTCAATTATAATTGGAGTATTTTTCTTCATCTGCCTGGTTCTTTCTGTCTg GTGCTTTAAGTCCAGACGTTCGACTCCACAACAGATCCAG AGTCAAACATGTGAGGAGGATGCTGTTCAGATGGCAGCCAGTGAAACAGAGGAAGAACTTCATTATGGGGACATGACTTTCCTCCAGAGGCGACCTGAAGCTTCCTCCGTCTCAGTGCAGGATGGAGGACAGCAGGAGTCGGTGTACGCTCAGGTCAAAGTGTCTGCTGACAGTCCAGAGGATCTCTATGCACGAGTGAAGAAGACATAA